The following proteins come from a genomic window of Lolium rigidum isolate FL_2022 chromosome 5, APGP_CSIRO_Lrig_0.1, whole genome shotgun sequence:
- the LOC124655549 gene encoding uncharacterized protein LOC124655549, with product MAFTARMKDLGRKYGKVALGVHLSVSAATATGLYVAINNNVDVDAVFRKIGISTGVSTGDEALPSAGGQEPAPAPARNRTGELVASSGGTLALALLCNKALIPVRIPITIALTPPIARLLARWKLVKSLKT from the coding sequence atgGCGTTCACCGCCCGCATGAAGGACCTCGGGAGGAAGTACGGCAAGGTGGCCCTCGGCGTCCACCTCTCCGTCTCCGCCGCAACCGCCACGGGCCTCTACGTCGCCATCAACAACAACGTCGACGTCGACGCCGTCTTCCGCAAGAtcggcatctccaccggcgtctcCACCGGGGACGAGGCCCTGCCCTCCGCCGGCGGCCAggagccggcgccggcgcccgcgCGCAACCGGACCGGGGAGCTCGTGGCCTCCAGCGGCGGCACGCTCGCGCTCGCCCTCCTCTGCAACAAGGCCCTCATCCCCGTCAGGATCCCCATCACCATCGCCCTCACGCCGCCCATCGCCAGGCTCCTCGCCCGCTGGAAGCTCGTCAAGAGCCTCAAGACCTGA